In Brassica napus cultivar Da-Ae chromosome A3, Da-Ae, whole genome shotgun sequence, the sequence GATTATGAATGTAAGCTTAAACGATATTAAGCAAGTCTGCATTAAGAATGTTCTAAGGTCTTAACTTATTCAAATCGAACCAAGTCCTGAATGTATAATTAGACTCAATTTCTGATGAGCAGTTCGATTAGAACTCGTAAGAGATTCAGTATTGTGAGCTATCTTACCAGAGTTAAGAACTTGTAAGAGATTCATAATCACATGGAGGTTTTTCTTAGGTTCAGCATCAGGGTTTGAAATCAAAATGCAAAGCCAAAATCTATATAATGACATAGATCAAATTCTTTGGAATCTATTTCAAAATTCAATTTCTAAGCAACAAGTCAATGTGAGAACAACAAAAGGAGAAATCAAAGTTTCTTGGTGGGTTTACTAGTAGTGGTTGAAGTGCTTTCTTTCTTCTCAGCCTCTGTGGATTTCTTCCGGTCTTTCCTCTCCCTCTTCTTCAAAGCAGTCATGTGAGCCTTCAGAATAGTAGCATATGATGCTTGAAATCTCAGGTGATCCTTAGCCCCAACCTTAAAACAAGAAACCATTGCAACAAGTGTAAACTTAGAAGATCAAAGACATTCCTAATAGCCACTATCAATTTATAACAACTTAGCAAGTATGAGTAAAGAGCTAAGAAAGAATGTCATCTGTTATCATCAACCGTTCttggcgagagagagagagagagactaaaaTAATCTTCTGACTAATGGATATGATGGTCTACTCAGTAGTCATGGCATAGTTAAAGGTGTAATCTTGAGATCAATGAGTAGAACAGAACACATACCGAAGTAGAGATCGTTTTCTTAGCATCAGTTGCTCGAATAAGGCATCTGTACTCTATAGATTCTCCAGCTGAGCTCAGCTTCCTCTTCTGCAGCTTAGACTTCAAAGACGCTGACACAACACGTGACACAAATCACATAAAGATACCTCCCAAAAAACAATTCAACAATAACCAAAGTGGACTAAAGAACCAAGCTTACATCTTTTCAAAGTAATCCAGACAGAACCCTTGTCTTTACTTTTCTCAAACATGCTCGTGAGTTCATTGAGGAACGGGTCCAACTGTAATAAaacctgaaacaaaacaaaaaaacaaaaagagagttATGATTCAGACAAAACCAAAGCATATGCAAGCGAGAAAGATTCGGTTTTTATCATTGAATCTATAAaaagataagtttttttttcctgaatCAATCATTGAATACTATAGTCTAGCGCCAATGCTGAATCAAATCACAGCAAACACCATACGAAGAATGACCTAATCTCACAATAGTTTTAACCACCATTAGCTAAAACCTCAATACACACACACACTGTTTACAATCTCTTGCGCTACGATAACTCTAGGGAAGGATCTAGATTACCATTGTTATAGACTTTAGATGGTGTGATCTGCTCTCGTTACCCACCGGCCGGAGAAAGTTTTATTCCGTCGCTGAAAATAAAAGACAAGGATGATATATGCCCTTGGGTATTATTAAAAGGACTTATTTAATATGGGCTTTGTTTGAAAACTAATGGGCCTTAATAAGCCCAATAAATCCTAAAACCCTAGCAAGGTTTTAATCGTTGccttctccatctctctcttctAACTCCGCGACGATTGATAACGGTTGTGCTCGAGAGAGCTAATTAGCTGCGTAGATTTCATCTTTGCGACGTAAACCCTAGTTTCTACATCCTCCGAATCAGCACAACGATGGGGAAGAAAGGAGGGTTTAAGAAGAGAGTTAGCAAAAGCGCCAAGCCCCGCGACGATTTCGTCGACGGCGAATACGATGACGAGATTGACGCCTGTAATTTTCTTCCCTCGTCAaaaagttttctcctttttttcttAGCTCTGTTTCTTAGCTGAGTAGTAAAATTATGAGAATTTGTTGAGATGAAATTGATTGGGTTTAAGTTTTTGAATGGAGATGATGATTgattggtttgatttggtttggtttggtttgtgtgTGCAGTTCATAAACAGAGGGATATTGTTCCCTTGGACGTTAACGATGATACTGATGATTCATCCGATGAGGATGATGTGCAACCTGTTTTTGATTTAAAGGTTCTTACTTTCCTTTTATTAACTCTTCTCTCTGATTATTTTCAGTGCTTACCTGCTTTGGCTTATTAGGGTGTGGAcgatgatgaagatgaggatgaggacaccgaagaggaagaagaagaagataaaggactGATTGCTAAAAGTAAGGAACTAAGATGCCTTTTTGCGTTACTGTTGTTATCTGTAGTTGTCAAAATAGAATGCCTAAATATACTTGTTTCCTTTGTGCAGTGGTGGGGCAAAACAAATATCTGAAGGCCAAGTTTGGTGCTGTTGATGATGAAATGGCTGATGATGATaaggatgaggatgaggaaaaCAAAAGGGTCACTTGGGGATCCCGAAAGAACGCATATATGAATGCTGATAATGTAGATTTTGAGGTAAGTAGTGTTGTCGTTGTTTCTCAGCTGCCTCTTATCCGGTTCTTCTAAAATTTATGTTCTCTATGAAACAACTTAAGGTACGTTGTTAATTTTGTTCATTCTGATTTTGAAGAACTTATCAAGTGATGATGAAGACCTTAAGTTGGAAGAAGATGAGGTGTTGAGAATGCGGGCAGAACAAACAGGTTCCATTACAGCAGCTGATGCTGGGTTGGAAGATgatagtgaagaagaagaagagagcgaCAGAGAATTAACCATGGAGGTGTGTTACCAAGAACCCATCTTGTCTCTTTACTCAATCATGATTGTTTAGATAATTGACACGCTTCTTTATTTTGACAGGAAATTGCTGTGAAAGGCAAAAAGGGTACAAAATCCATCACAGATAAGAAAGAGAAGGATGTGGAAGTGATCAAGAAAGACATAAACTCTTTGTCCAAAGAAGAGCAAATGGATGTAGTATATAGGTAAAGCTCATGTCCTCTATTCTAACATTTTAATTAGCTTGATATATTTGGGTTACATATCATGTTCAATAATACTCATTTGATTTTGTCCTTCGTGTAGTTCTGCTCCGGAAATAGTTGGTCTTTTATCTGAGTTGAACGATGCAGTTGAAGAGCTTGAGAATAAGATAAATCCTGTTATGAGCAAGGTAAAGCCTCCTAACTGTTCcatgatttttgtttaattttcttttattgccACTTTATGTTACAACTGCACTCTGTTAAGAAGTCAACTGTTTCTCCTCTAAAAACTTAATGCTGTTCTGTCTCCTCGCAGTTAAAGGAAGAAGGGGTTCCGTTGACTGGTGGAGCAAGGTACTTGGAGGTTAAGCAGATTCTGCTACTGGCATATTGCCAATCTATAACATTCTATTTTCTACTCAAGTCTGAAGGGCAGCCCATCCGTGATCATCCTGTCCTTGCCCGTCTTGTAGACATCAAAGCTTTACTGGATAAggtttcttttaagttttattttttaatctcCAGCGATACTTTTTACATGTTGTTTGAATCTACAAGAGATGTTTGTTAATATATCATAACATCTTAATAAATGTATTCCTCTCTATATAATTAGATCAAAGAACTCGATG encodes:
- the LOC106388334 gene encoding something about silencing protein 10 isoform X1 — translated: MGKKGGFKKRVSKSAKPRDDFVDGEYDDEIDAFHKQRDIVPLDVNDDTDDSSDEDDVQPVFDLKGVDDDEDEDEDTEEEEEEDKGLIAKMVGQNKYLKAKFGAVDDEMADDDKDEDEENKRVTWGSRKNAYMNADNVDFENLSSDDEDLKLEEDEVLRMRAEQTGSITAADAGLEDDSEEEEESDRELTMEEIAVKGKKGTKSITDKKEKDVEVIKKDINSLSKEEQMDVVYSSAPEIVGLLSELNDAVEELENKINPVMSKLKEEGVPLTGGARYLEVKQILLLAYCQSITFYFLLKSEGQPIRDHPVLARLVDIKALLDKIKELDGELPPGFEESLARMQKVVKEDAPSSTVSASAIKITQDRVEPVKTSKSKADTKKKGEKRKHQQNDQVDIQSEEMLKLRAALEGKLRSNGVFGSTVSKSDKPQKRQKLANRKLETFEDFVDDADNSTHDVPADKLTKLVSTKRKPKTVSGDDDLPQRDDIGERRRKFELKVLSGAGVKSEEDGKNESEVFGSDDNDKDGDGDNDMVDSDSESEGEDEFYKQVKQNKQAKRAAKAEIYSREPSSISFEPETVDGKRVVSKAILSNRGLTRHRNKDKKNPRKNYRDKYTDKVKRRKGQVREIRKPTGSYGGEGSGINPNISRSVRIKS
- the LOC106388334 gene encoding something about silencing protein 10 isoform X2 encodes the protein MGKKGGFKKRVSKSAKPRDDFVDGEYDDEIDAFHKQRDIVPLDVNDDTDDSSDEDDVQPVFDLKGVDDDEDEDEDTEEEEEEDKGLIAKMVGQNKYLKAKFGAVDDEMADDDKDEDEENKRVTWGSRKNAYMNADNVDFENLSSDDEDLKLEEDEVLRMRAEQTGSITAADAGLEDDSEEEEESDRELTMEEIAVKGKKGTKSITDKKEKDVEVIKKDINSLSKEEQMDVVYSSAPEIVGLLSELNDAVEELENKINPVMSKLKEEGVPLTGGARYLEVKQILLLAYCQSITFYFLLKSEGQPIRDHPVLARLVDIKALLDKIKELDGELPPGFEESLARMQKVVKEDAPSSTVSASAIKITQDRVEPVKTSKSKADTKKKGEKRKHQNDQVDIQSEEMLKLRAALEGKLRSNGVFGSTVSKSDKPQKRQKLANRKLETFEDFVDDADNSTHDVPADKLTKLVSTKRKPKTVSGDDDLPQRDDIGERRRKFELKVLSGAGVKSEEDGKNESEVFGSDDNDKDGDGDNDMVDSDSESEGEDEFYKQVKQNKQAKRAAKAEIYSREPSSISFEPETVDGKRVVSKAILSNRGLTRHRNKDKKNPRKNYRDKYTDKVKRRKGQVREIRKPTGSYGGEGSGINPNISRSVRIKS
- the LOC111214051 gene encoding signal recognition particle 14 kDa protein-like produces the protein MVLLQLDPFLNELTSMFEKSKDKGSVWITLKRSSLKSKLQKRKLSSAGESIEYRCLIRATDAKKTISTSVGAKDHLRFQASYATILKAHMTALKKRERKDRKKSTEAEKKESTSTTTSKPTKKL